One genomic region from Candida albicans SC5314 chromosome 6, complete sequence encodes:
- a CDS encoding pseudouridine synthase (Putative pseudouridine synthase; predicted role in snRNA pseudouridine synthesis, tRNA pseudouridine synthesis; Spider biofilm induced), which produces MGDKFSVPTNQSKERQPIVKKKKKKKRTNIYSYILIISFPVIDQFQMSESLNIQELTDNSSIIPIPTESTDVQDVTSVSNKDTTTTTTTTTTTTESTTRVRKSSPSPSANENDKKRLKKEFQPRQKIEYTPLVDENGQPIPKAPRKPKRKVAVMLGYCGTGYNGMQVQNDPNVKTIEKDIYDAMATAGAISAENAVDLKKSGFQRAARTDKGVHAAGNVISLKMIIEDPEIINKINDLLPKQIRIWGIQRTTKGFDCRKCCSSRIYEYLLPTFSLLPPKPKSVLSELVKEKKLENPDLFEDDQEGIDWWENVKSKILASGITQEQIDSITSSYDEQQQQQQQQQQQQADEEERDISELSFTKLIKQIKTIENQSRRSYRISSSRLQHFREVMKQYEGTHNFHNFTVGKPFKDTSANRFMIKTIVSDPFVIEGTEWISIKIHGQSFMLHQIRKMIAMAALVVRLSLPCGIINNFFQSTKINIPKAPALGLLLENPVFDGYNIKLTKSDYEPIDFTKFDKEMNEFKMKYIYDKIYAEESKENIFYGFFGYIDAYRGNKNEDGEPIQNGASIFDFLFNYTERVENTKNKDAKNTSKTEESKPEESKPEESKSEQS; this is translated from the exons ATGGGTGATAAATTTTCAGTCCCAACCAACCAAAGCAAAGAGAGACAGCCCATcgtgaaaaaaaaaaaaaaaaaaaaaagaaccaACATATATTCATATATCTTGATAATATCTTTCCCAGTTATagatcaatttcaaatgtcTGAATCTTTGAATATTCAAGAATTAACtgataattcttcaattataCCGATCCCAACCGAATCAACTGATGTTCAAGACGTTACTTCTGTATCTAACAAAGatactaccactaccactaccactaccaccaccacaacagAATCAACGACTCGTGTCAGAaaatcatcaccatcaccatcagCTAATGAAAATGACAAGAAACGTCTTAAAAAGGAATTTCAACCAAGACAAAA aATCGAATATACTCCATTAGTCGATGAAAATGGTCAACCAATCCCAAAAGCACCAAGAAAGCCAAAACGTAAAGTTGCCGTTATGTTAGGATATTGTGGTACTGGATATAATGGGATGCAAGTACAAAATGATCCTAATGTTAAAaccattgaaaaagatatttATGATGCTATGGCCACTGCCGGAGCCATATCGGCTGAAAATGCtgttgatttaaaaaaatcGGGATTTCAAAGAGCAGCAAGAACTGATAAAGGAGTACATGCTGCAGGTAAtgtaatttcattaaaaatgataattgaaGATCCagaaattatcaataaaattaatgatttattaccTAAACAAATTAGAATTTGGGGAATTCAAAGAACCACAAAGGGGTTTGATTGTAGAAAATGTTGTTCTTCAAGAATTtatgaatatttattaCCGACATTTAGTTTATTAccaccaaaaccaaaatcagTATTAAGTGAATTagttaaagaaaaaaaattagaaaatcccgatttatttgaagatgatCAAGAAGGTATTGATTGGTGGGAAAAtgttaaatcaaaaattttagCTTCCGGTATTACTCaagaacaaattgattcaattacTAGTTCATACgatgaacaacaacaacaacaacaacaacagcagcaacaacaagctgacgaagaagaaagagatATTTCTGAATTATCATTTactaaattgattaaacaaattaaaaccattgaaaatcaaagtAGAAGATCATATAgaatttcatcatcacgTTTACAACATTTCCGTGAAGTTATGAAACAATATGAAGGAACTCATAATTTCCATAATTTCACCGTGGGTAAACCTTTTAAAGATACTAGTGCCAATAGATTTATGATTAAAACTATTGTATCAGATCCATTTGTTATTGAAGGAACTGAATGGATATCGATTAAAATTCATGGTCAATCATTTATGTTACatcaaattagaaaaatgATTGCTATGGCAGCATTAGTAGTTCGATTAAGTTTACCTTGTggaataattaataattttttccaatcaacaaaaattaatattcCTAAAGCTCCCGCTTTGGGTTTACTTTTAGAAAATCCAGTATTTGATGGatataatattaaattaacTAAATCAGATTATGaaccaattgatttcactaaatttgataaagaaatgaatgaatttaaaatgaaatatatttatgatAAGATTTATGCTGAAGAAagtaaagaaaatattttttatgGATTTTTCGGTTATATTGATGCTTATAGAggtaataaaaatgaagatggtgaaccaattcaaaatgGTGCTagtatttttgatttcttatTTAATTATACTGAAAGAGTTGAAAATACCAAGAATAAAGATGCAAAGAACACCTCAAAGACTGAAGAGTCAAAGCCTGAAGAATCAAAGCCTGAAGAGTCAAAATCTGAACAATcataa
- a CDS encoding mitochondrial 37S ribosomal protein mS29 (Ortholog(s) have structural constituent of ribosome activity and mitochondrial small ribosomal subunit localization), giving the protein MLRATNILRERIAAAAAASSSSFSFLTTNTAARSFTTTSINLAVVRQKEGKKKQVLRKRIDPNKQKQKKTTGLTHLPFRDAVRNLNLEQTAPTLIAETLSNKELKAGTVTKYEKSIEKSLTVLNAFKKYQHHEMFQTPISLVTSNTIKINEEFVEKLDGESKSNRIYIDGIKGSGKSTLINQAISLSQEKFNNEAIVLYLNSGEVIGNGTSDYVKNSKLGVYQQPMLTKRWIHKILSANANIFKKLKLTKDIKFAKDKSETLLKANTATLYDFLSQNRDMGKVHPTYAFQFFIEQLVEHSQNVPIIVSVDDFNALADYPWTKYKHPDFTPIHVNEFEIGQFLLKCASGEINFAKGGVLLGKSNDFALNRQTVKVGVYPNEEYNPFLKMPIFDFDLANSLTANGGIKPFKVLPFTKEEVRSLMQFWKDQGVLIVREDFHKKDYEKISDSPEINIDEQFEKLVQASYVNNQGNPYGMIKQAVLSY; this is encoded by the coding sequence ATGTTAAGGGCAACCAATATACTTAGAGAAAGaattgctgctgctgctgctgcttcttcttcttctttttcttttcttacGACCAATACTGCTGCAAGATCATTCACAACTACATCTATAAATCTTGCAGTTGTTAGACAAAAAGAAGGTAAGAAGAAACAAGTATTAAGAAAACGAATTGAtccaaataaacaaaaacagaaaaaaactACTGGATTAACTCATTTACCATTTAGAGATGCTGTTAGAAATTTGAATCTTGAACAAACTGCTCCAACTTTGATTGCTGAAACATTATCTAATAAGGAATTGAAAGCTGGGACAGTGacaaaatatgaaaaatcaattgaaaaaagtttGACTGTATTAAATGCATTCAAGAAATATCAACATCATGAAATGTTTCAAACTCCAATATCATTAGTCACTTCCAATACtattaaaatcaatgaagaatttgttgaGAAATTAGATGGAGAATCTAAATCCAATAGAATTTATATTGATGGTATAAAGGGAAGTGGTAAATCTACATTAATCAATCAAGCTATATCGCTTTCtcaagaaaaattcaataatgaagcaattgtattatatttaaattcaGGTGAAGTCATTGGTAATGGGACTTCAGATTATGTGAAAAATTCTAAATTGGGAGTATATCAACAACCAATGTTGACGAAAAGATGGATTCATAAAATATTATCTGCTAATGccaatattttcaaaaaattgaaattaactAAAGATATCAAATTTGCTAAAGATAAACTGGAAACTTTATTAAAAGCTAATACTGCTACTTTATACGATTTCTTATCACAAAATCGTGATATGGGTAAAGTTCATCCTACTTATGctttccaatttttcattgaacAATTAGTCGAACATTCTCAAAATGTCCCAATTATTGTATCGgttgatgattttaatgCCTTGGCAGATTATCCATGGACTAAATATAAACATCCAGATTTCACTCCAATTCATgtcaatgaatttgaaattggtcaatttttattgaaatgtGCTAGTGGTGAAATAAATTTTGCCAAAGGTGGGGTTTTATTGGgtaaatcaaatgattttgCTTTGAATAGACAAACTGTTAAAGTTGGAGTTTATCCAAATGAAGAATATAAtccatttttgaaaatgccaatatttgattttgatctTGCTAACTCATTAACTGCTAATGGTGGTATTAAACCATTTAAAGTCCTCCCATTCACAAAGGAAGAAGTTAGATCATTAATGCAATTTTGGAAAGATCAAGGTGTTTTAATTGTTCGTGAAGATTTCCATAAAAAAgattatgaaaaaatttccGATTCTCCAGAAATAAATATAGatgaacaatttgaaaaattagtACAAGCACTGTATGTTAATAATCAAGGTAATCCATATGGAATGATTAAACAAGCAGTTTTAAGTTATTAa
- a CDS encoding uncharacterized protein (Described as a Gag-related protein; hyphal induced; downregulation correlates with clinical development of fluconazole resistance; repressed by nitric oxide, 17-beta-estradiol, ethynyl estradiol), with protein sequence MAIKDRVKRVSKIFTSDSKESLKKEEQQAKDTKEIEPSTTTEDAAAAAAEVKASTEGEATKDATATATATEGEVAPTATETKAEAEAEAEAEPVVVAAAAEATPKEVATEEQPSPSADITEEVAEPTADKKEGETETEGAATATEAKDAKSEIKDSAEKTEKAVKKNEFFKKFISKFKKNSHAAKN encoded by the coding sequence ATGGCTATTAAAGACAGAGTTAAGAGAGTTTCTAAAATTTTTACTTCCGACTCCAAAGaatctttgaaaaaagaagaacaacaagCTAAAGATACTAAAGAAATTGAGCCATCCACTACAACTGAAgatgctgctgctgctgctgctgaaGTAAAAGCTTCCACTGAAGGTGAAGCTACCAAAGATGCTACTGCCACTGCCACTGCCACTGAAGGTGAAGTTGCACCAACTGCCACTGAAACTAAAGCTGAAGCCGAAGCTGAAGCTGAAGCTGAACCAGTAGTGGTAGCTGCAGCTGCAGAAGCCACTCCTAAAGAAGTTGCAACTGAAGAACAACCAAGTCCATCAGCTGATATTACTGAAGAAGTTGCCGAACCAACTGCTGATAAAAAAGAAGGTGAAACTGAAACTGAAGGTGCTGCTACTGCTACTGAAGCTAAAGATGCTAAATCTGAAATCAAAGATTCTGCTGAAAAGACTGAAAAGGCTgttaaaaagaatgaattCTTTAAGAAGTTTATttctaaattcaaaaagaattcTCATGCTGCTAAGAATTGA
- the HRR25 gene encoding serine/threonine protein kinase (Predicted protein serine/threonine kinase; Spider biofilm induced): MDLRVGKKYRIGRKIGSGSFGDIYLGTNIISGEEVAIKLENTKAKHPQLEYEAKVYKALSGGVGIPFVRWYGTECDYNAMVIDLLGPSLEDLFNYCNRKFTYKTVLLLADQLICRIEYIHARCFIHRDIKPDNFLMGIGRRGSQVNVIDFGLAKKYRDPRTHLHIPYRENKNLTGTARYASVNTHLGIEQSRRDDLESLGYVLIYFCRGSLPWQGLKAATKRQKYDRIMEKKMTTPNNILCKGLPSEFLEYMNYVKTLRFDDKPDYPYLRKLFRDLFKKENYRYDYVFDWTLYKFQQEKQRAQQGKVADGDNQDQQQQQNNQNQTQTQNQQGQITAPQPPVPVSQQQQQQQQIPQHIPTPQQISQQQQQQQQQQQQLPPQQQKTSVTPQLQQYTDQRLQNQRAVYQSNQNYSGTKSAQPQAQQPPQQGNPAWL; this comes from the coding sequence ATGGATTTAAGAGTTGGTAAGAAATACCGTATTGGTCGTAAAATTGGATCAGGTTCATTTGGTGACATTTATTTAGGAACCAACATTATATCAGGTGAGGAAGTTGCTatcaaattggaaaacaCTAAAGCCAAACATCCACAATTGGAATATGAAGCCAAAGTTTATAAAGCATTGagtggtggtgttggtaTTCCATTTGTTAGATGGTATGGTACTGAATGTGATTATAATGCCATggttattgatttattgggTCCATCTTTAGAagatttgttcaattattgTAATCGGAAATTCACTTATAAAACTGTTTTGTTATTGGctgatcaattaatttgtCGTATTGAATACATTCATGCCAGATGTTTTATTCATCGTGATATTAAACCCGATAATTTCTTAATGGGTATTGGTAGAAGAGGTTCTCAAGTAAATGTCATTGATTTTGGATTAGCTAAGAAATATAGAGATCCAAGAACTCATTTACATATCCCTTACAGAGAAAATAAGAATTTGACAGGTACTGCCAGATATGCTAGTGTCAATACTCATTTAGGTATTGAACAAAGTAGAAGAGATGATTTGGAAAGTTTAGGTtatgttttgatttatttctGTCGTGGATCTTTACCATGGCAAGGATTGAAAGCCGCTacaaaaagacaaaaataTGATAGAATTatggaaaagaaaatgacTACTCCAAACAATATTTTATGTAAAGGATTACCATCGGAATTTTTGGAATATATGAATTATGTGAAAACATTAAGATTTGATGATAAACCAGATTATCCATATTTAAGAAAATTGTTTAGagatttattcaaaaaagaaaattataGATATGATTATGTTTTTGATTGGACTTTATACAAGtttcaacaagaaaaacaaagagCTCAACAAGGTAAAGTAGCTGATGGTGACAATCaagatcaacaacaacaacaaaataatcaaaatcaaactcaaactcaaaatcaacaaggCCAAATAACAgcaccacaaccaccagTACCAGtatcacaacaacaacaacaacaacagcaaatTCCTCAACATATACCAACACCACAACAAATAtcacagcaacaacagcaacaacagcaacaacaacaacaactcccaccacaacaacaaaaaacttCTGTCACTCcacaattacaacaataCACTGATCAACGtcttcaaaatcaacgAGCTGTATATCAActgaatcaaaattataGTGGCACTAAATCTGCTCAACCACAAGCCCAACAACCTCCACAACAAGGTAATCCAGCATGGCTTTAA
- a CDS encoding ATP-dependent RNA helicase (Putative mitochondrial ATP-dependent RNA helicase of the DEAD-box family, transcription is activated in the presence of elevated CO2), whose protein sequence is MFKLLIPNKYNYVIRPLVRFKSIKSPKSPKPKPTAKLSPNVFSSGKFSQLHNDTSTTNIESKITSFDQLKIFPSVREAMIKEIKSQYNLKGPRHSNIDEIDIKPTPVQIAAIRKINQTRKLKVPNKDLEGMDDAERIQFELQNANEIQKTKVFTVAAETGSGKTWSYLAPLLSKLKSDDMEFWKSDPEGYDNTRKKGQFVKSVILLPTNELVDQVYETLQRANSFELDHKGAPGNFTSFLELPENKTMNITTMKLGQGEAPVRLFRQLETKGPIDVLITTPGKIVAFSKLVNINRPFRVFANVKYCVLDEADTLFDDSFEKNTTDVITHFPKLLDLILVSATIPKVFEKKLSKLFPDQRSLIRVATPSLHKVPRNIKVMTIDADVAPYNGSKPRCLAQALYAISKDGTEPGYVKRIIVFVNEKSEVDGIVESMITKYKVRPEDIVGVSGSVNIRDRKDMLQPFLQPAELIENDDFGSKVKILVTTDLLARGLNFQGVKNVILLGLPRNSVDLVHRLGRTGRMNQNGRVFVIVDKKSKKSWVKGLGNAIIRGLRIG, encoded by the coding sequence ATGTTCAAATTACTAATACCGAATAAGTATAATTACGTGATACGACCATTGGTACGGTTTAAATCTATAAAATCACCAAAAtcaccaaaaccaaaaccaactGCAAAACTCAGTCCAAATGTGTTTTCTCTGGGTAAATTTTCTCAACTACATAATGACACCAGCACTACtaatattgaatcaaaaataactagttttgatcaattgaagattttCCCTTCGGTTAGAGAAGCCATgattaaagaaatcaaatctcAATACAATTTAAAAGGTCCACGACATTctaatattgatgaaattgatatcAAACCAACTCCCGTCCAAATTGCTGCTATTCGGAAAATTAACCAAACCAGGAAACTTAAAGTGCCCAATAAAGATTTAGAAGGTATGGATGATGCTGAACgtattcaatttgaattacaaaatgCTAATGAAATACAGAAAACTAAAGTATTCACCGTTGCTGCTGAAACTGGATCAGGTAAGACTTGGTCATATTTAGCTCCATTATTGAGTAAATTAAAACTGGATGATATGGAATTCTGGAAATCTGATCCAGAAGGTTATGATAATACGAGGAAAAAAGGTCAATTTGTTAAATCAGTCATACTTTTACCGACAAATGAATTAGTTGATCAAGTTTATGAAACATTACAACGAGCcaattcatttgaattggATCATAAAGGTGCCCCTGGTAATTTCACACTGTTTTTAGAATTGCcagaaaataaaactatGAATATTACTACCATGAAATTGGGACAAGGCGAAGCACCAGTAAGATTATTTCGTCAATTAGAAACTAAAGGTCCAATTGATGTTTTAATAACAACTCCTGGTAAAATTGTTGCCTTTTCTAAATTGGTCAATATCAATCGTCCATTTAGAGTTTTCGCTAATGTGAAATATTGTGTTTTAGATGAAGCTGATacattatttgatgattcaTTTGAGAAAAACACTACTGATGTCATTACTCATTTCCCTAAATTGcttgatttaattttggtttCAGCAACTATCCCTAAAGTATTTGAGAAAAAATTATCGAAATTATTTCCTGATCAACGTTCATTAATTAGAGTTGCTACTCCTCTGTTACATAAAGTTCCACGTAACATCAAAGTAATGACTATTGATGCTGATGTTGCTCCTTATAATGGATCCAAACCTAGATGTTTAGCACAAGCTCTTTATGCCATATCTAAAGATGGAACTGAACCAGGTTACGtcaaaagaattattgTTTTCGTCAATGAGAAATCTGAAGTTGATGGGATTGTTGAATCAATGattacaaaatataaagtAAGACCAGAAGATATTGTTGGAGTTTCCGGGTCGGTTAATATCAGAGATCGGAAAGATATGTTACAACCATTTTTACAACCGGcagaattgattgaaaatgatgattttggtAGTAAAGTGAAAATATTGGTCACTACTGATTTATTAGCTCGAGGATTAAATTTCCAAGGAGTGAAAAATGTCATATTATTAGGATTACCGAGAAATTCCGTTGATTTGGTTCATAGATTAGGTCGAACTGGTCGAATGAATCAAAATGGAAGAGTTTTTGtcattgttgataaaaaatCTAAGAAATCTTGGGTAAAAGGATTAGGCAATGCAATTATTCGAGGACTTCGAATTGgttaa
- the NIP7 gene encoding ribosome biosynthesis protein (Putative nucleolar protein with role in ribosomal assembly; hyphal-induced; Hap43-induced; Spider biofilm induced) has product MRPLTEEETKVVFEKLANYIGRNISFLIDNPENPHVFRLQKDRVYYVQESIAKFATSVSRQQLMSLGTCFGKFTKTGKFRLHITSLPYLAQYAKFKIWIKQNGEMPFLYGNHVLKAHIGRMSDDIPEHAGVIIYSMNDIPLGFGASAKSTAEARNLPPTGIVAFRQGDIGEYLREEDTLFT; this is encoded by the coding sequence ATGAGACCACTtacagaagaagaaaccaAAGTCgtatttgaaaaactaGCCAATTATATAGGTAGAAACATTTCTTTCCTTATAGATAATCCAGAAAATCCTCATGTTTTCCGACTTCAAAAAGATCGAGTTTATTATGTTCAGGAATCAATTGCTAAATTTGCTACTAGTGTATCACGTCAACAATTAATGTCATTAGGTACATGTTTTGGGAAATTCACTAAAACGGGGAAATTCAGATTACATATTACTAGTTTACCTTATTTGGCTCAATATgctaaattcaaaatttggaTTAAACAAAATGGTGAAATGCCATTTTTATATGGTAATCATGTATTAAAAGCTCATATTGGGAGAATGTCCGATGATATTCCGGAACATGCTGGGGTTATTATATATTCAATGAATGATATACCTTTAGGATTTGGTGCTAGTGCTAAAAGTACTGCTGAAGCAAGAAATTTACCTCCAACTGGTATCGTTGCATTTAGACAAGGTGATATAGGTGAATATTTAAGAGAAGAAGATACATTATTTACTTAA